A window from Canis aureus isolate CA01 chromosome 23, VMU_Caureus_v.1.0, whole genome shotgun sequence encodes these proteins:
- the DDIAS gene encoding DNA damage-induced apoptosis suppressor protein: MNRGRKFLLASVLALQNSNFIYPSCQKCFSRIILVSKRSRCPKCGFTGKAENVSYRYKLSLKIADSNNLFVITVFGSCLDAFFGLTANGLHRYIQDPNEISETLDHDAIHNLLTKAVEIRFVGQSFIFGVTNFGNQHGQGSDSNNSLKQCSDRKREVKALVACQIVLPDPGVAGLTVIDYFHQLLQLSDSRKLDGSSQASNSHLLALEQTNSDLSSICGPEIFKSHGRDNFSRFWQASLELTSTLSHLTNDFSALEQSKAIDTLHQNRKHISFAEATGSNRCHDAFQGSWSLISYMDKKSTAQKLSEEVGLQAYQPSAVTSSHEIRVTDSDFSPLKMQEPLESSNKKSFHSAVEINKYSPHELTYHQYHDLDKPFSLQKRSTCCPPSSLRLEEIVSGSQDCDPEIWDDLPFSESLNEFLAFVKSEIAITQRDASSRKCHLDNDIDRLHADHSKLSVTSQRTTGDLHTPPIALRLSQATIKASYSKVLSNCEENPSPTVQKESQSNDTAEAVSISSNGSDISEYLPPNAYLSALFPSSKGSGTIGTLKSTRIPSHKAETILRHSTSESDHSCLNSKYFKRCGVKSLSEMSEKLVTLCSRRYNNVSDLCSLENKQHCGWPKNQGDSFTICRKLTYPLETLCSSPNRSTNTLKEMPCGGINNSTQNYSDHEGSYNASADLFDDSAKEMDITTEIAKKSQNILLQWGKSLAESHRTESNFSLRSLPKNSNQSSQKLSSQSISASVCPRICSSPPRFQSDSEYDFGDSQDFVPCSQSTPVAGFHQTRIHEMKGTLKNVLAFYTDLDASYKKRQISSENDAQQATPSCPNNVKTPSQKFRSPVKSGIIQPEVFNNSLIAECSESDNEWIPPTTKKVFPSEILGFQVMGLRKCSAACDSPDEEELPRKKLKCVKRIMNSGWLSKDSGLGVGSCSEVQCCFPFSENWPPSVPETKSSWSPELFS; encoded by the exons GTCTCGTTGTCCAAAATGTGGCTTTACTGGCAAAGCTGAAAATGTCAGTTACAGATACAAACTTTCCTTAAAAATTGCAGACTCAAACAACTTGTTTGTCATTACTGTATTTGGAAGCTGCTTAGATGCATTTTTTGGTCTTACAGCCAATGGTTTGCACAG GTACATTCAAGATCCTAATGAGATTTCAGAAACACTGGACCATGATGCAATTCATAATCTGTTAACTAAAGCAGTTGAAATTCGCTTTGTTggacaaagttttatttttggagTGACG AATTTTGGAAACCAACACGGACAAGGTTCAGATTCCAATAACTCCTTAAAGCAATGCTCTGACCGCAAGAGAGAAGTTAAAGCATTAGTAGCATGCCAGATTGTTCTACCAGACCCGGGTGTTGCAGGCTTGACTGTCATTGACTACTTCCATCAGCTTTTGCAACTCTCTGATTCCAGGAAACTTGATGGCAGCTCCCAGGCATCAAATAGCCACTTACTTGCTTTAGAACAGACAAATAGTGATCTCAGCAGCATATGTGGCCCTGAAATTTTCAAGTCCCATGGAAGAGATAATTTTTCAAGATTCTGGCAGGCATCACTTGAACTCACTTCCACTCTTTCACACCTAACAAATGATTTTTCAGCTTTAGAACAAAGCAAGGCCATTGATACTCTTCACCAGAACAGAAAGCACATCTCTTTTGCAGAGGCCACTGGTTCTAATAGGTGTCATGATGCCTTTCAGGGTTCTTGGAGCCTTATTTCATACATGGATAAAAAGAGCACAGCACAGAAGTTGAGTGAAGAAGTTGGCTTACAAGCTTATCAGCCCAGTGCAGTCACTAGCAGTCATGAAATCAGAGTTACTGACTCtgatttttcccctttgaaaATGCAAGAGCCCCTGGAGTCAAGTAATAAAAAATCCTTCCATAGTGCTGTGGAAATTAATAAGTATTCCCCACATGAGCTAACATATCACCAGTATCATGATTTAGATAAGCCCTTTAGCCTTCAGAAGAGATCTACATGTTGTCCACCTTCATCACTCAGACTTGAAGAGATAGTTAGTGGTTCCCAGGACTGTGACCCTGAGATTTGGGATGATCTGCCATTCTCTGAAAGCCTGAATGAGTTTCTGGCATTTGTCAAAAGTGAAATTGCTATAACCCAGAGAGATGCCAGTAGTAGAAAATGTCATCTAGATAATGACATCGATAGATTACATGCAGACCACAGCAAGTTATCTGTGACTTCCCAGAGAACTACTGGAGACTTACATACACCACCTATAGCTTTAAGATTATCTCAAGCAACAATCAAAGCAAGCTATAGCAAAGTCCTTTCCAACTGTGAAGAAAATCCAAGTCCTACTGTTCAGAAGGAGTCACAGTCAAATGACACAGCGGAGGCTGTTTCTATAAGTAGTAATGGAAGTGATATTTCCGAATATTTGCCACCAAATGCTTATCTGTCAGCTCTGTTTCCATCTTCAAAAGGTTCAGGAACAATAGGTACTCTTAAATCTACCAGAATTCCATCACATAAAGCTGAAACTATACTTAGGCACAGTACCTCAGAGAGTGACCATTCTTGTCTCAATagcaaatatttcaaaagatgtgGAGTAAAATCACTTTCAGAAATGAGTGAAAAGTTGGTAACTTTGTGTTCAAGGAGATATAATAATGTTTCTGACCTTTGCAGTTTAGAAAATAAACAACATTGTGGGTGGCCAAAGAACCAAGGTGACAGTTTTACAATCTGCAGAAAACTTACATATCCTTTAGAAACTCTTTGCAGTAGTCCAAATAGAAGTACAAATACACTGAAAGAAATGCCTTGTGGAGGTATCAATAACTCAACACAGAACTATTCTGATCATGAAGGTAGCTATAATGCTTCTGCCGATCTCTTTGATGATAGTGCTAAAGAAATGGACATTACGACAGAAATTGCCAAAAAGTCACAGAACATTTTGCTACAGTGGGGAAAATCTTTGGCAGAAAGTCATCGTACAGAATCAAATTTCTCACTGAGATCACTTCCTAAGAATTCCAACCAGTCTTCACAGAAGTTGTCTTCACAAAGCATATCTGCCTCTGTGTGCCCAAGAATCTGCTCTTCTCCACCTCGTTTTCAGTCAGATTCAGAATATGATTTTGGAGATAGCCAAGACTTTGTTCCATGTTCACAGTCAACTCCAGTTGCAGGATTCCACCAAACAAGAATTCATGAGATGAAAGGAACTTTGAAAAACGTACTTGCCTTTTATACGGATCTTGATGCTAGCTATAAAAAAAGGCAGATTTCCTCTGAAAATGATGCTCAGCAAGCCACCCCAAGCTGTCCAAACAATGTAAAGACACCCAGCCAGAAATTCAGAAGCCCTGTTAAATCTGGTATTATACAACCAGAGGTTTTCAACAATAGTCTTATTGCTGAGTGTTCTGAAAGTGATAATGAATGGATCCCTCCTACCACAAAAAAAGTATTTCCTTCAGAAATTCTTGGATTCCAAGTGATGGGTCTAAGGAAATGCTCTGCTGCCTGTGATTCTCCTGATGAAGAAGAGTTaccaagaaagaaactgaaatgcGTCAAACGAATAATGAATTCAGGTTGGCTTTCCAAAGACTCAGGTTTGGGAGTTGGATCTTGTTCAGAAGTCCAGTGTTGCTTTCCATTTTCAGAAAATTGGCCACCTTCCGTGCCTGAGACAAAAAGCAGTTGGTCTcctgaattattttcataa